The Saccharothrix sp. HUAS TT1 genome contains a region encoding:
- a CDS encoding pyruvoyl-dependent arginine decarboxylase, whose amino-acid sequence MTSSTEPVSVPAPEGTSNVYNRIPGLFFRTTGIGDTDEGSGDNPWETGSYDYALINAGIANFNILEYTSVLPAEARAIPLAEAKKHFHHGSVLECIMAHVNGKKNDILTAGVGSVHVWDKQEHRYIGGYACEYTRKTTGSTAAKEKEKAEAGLTNDLKNLLKRRYPNNDTAKRYIYDFPEHLVTSVEVKKTYGTALASLCWITFGYADVPTQLFDAVEPWPRDRDQAGGDDPGSDA is encoded by the coding sequence GTGACCAGCTCGACCGAACCCGTCTCCGTGCCCGCACCCGAGGGCACCAGCAACGTCTACAACCGCATCCCCGGCCTGTTCTTCCGCACCACCGGCATCGGCGACACCGACGAGGGCAGCGGCGACAACCCGTGGGAGACCGGCTCCTACGACTACGCCCTCATCAACGCCGGAATCGCCAACTTCAACATCCTCGAATACACCTCCGTGCTGCCCGCCGAAGCACGCGCGATCCCGCTCGCCGAAGCCAAGAAGCACTTCCACCACGGGTCCGTGCTGGAGTGCATCATGGCCCACGTCAACGGCAAGAAGAACGACATCCTCACCGCCGGCGTCGGCTCCGTCCACGTGTGGGACAAGCAGGAACACCGCTACATCGGCGGCTACGCCTGCGAATACACCAGGAAAACCACCGGAAGCACCGCCGCCAAGGAGAAAGAGAAAGCCGAGGCCGGTCTCACCAACGACCTCAAGAACCTGCTCAAGCGCCGCTACCCGAACAACGACACCGCCAAGCGCTACATCTACGACTTCCCCGAGCACCTGGTGACCAGCGTCGAGGTGAAGAAGACGTACGGCACCGCGCTCGCGTCGCTGTGCTGGATCACCTTCGGCTACGCCGACGTGCCTACTCAGCTGTTCGACGCCGTCGAGCCGTGGCCCCGCGACCGCGACCAGGCGGGCGGCGACGACCCCGGCTCGGACGCCTGA
- a CDS encoding LysM peptidoglycan-binding domain-containing protein, with translation MVDLYYGIDISSHNDIDDWAAVRGNNITYASVKTTQGDYYINPKHQGQIDGARNAGVLPGAYHFADPNTPVARNIDHFVNISRSRGVFDTGSFMPMLDVEDSAPDGIHWNAWTANTFIPQFIRGLRDRTGQGLVSVYASLNDWRVLLRPDEWADDQVRLWVAVFNGDPGNLQGHQDGRVALHQHTAHGNVPGARGYIDRNVTVNDYSLEQLTIGSVTAPPQPGPAPQPVPTPGGWVPYSVKAGENLSVLAARFGTSVDELVRVNAIRDRNLIYPTQVLMVPGGTGGGDGSFPHRINPGETLSELAARFGTSVDAIVALNGIPDRDYVRTGDWISIPGSGGGGAPAGREYQVKPGQYLGGIAQELGVTVDHLVRLNNIQNPDLIHPGDQLRY, from the coding sequence ATGGTCGACCTGTACTACGGCATCGACATCTCCAGCCACAACGACATCGACGACTGGGCCGCCGTGCGCGGCAACAACATCACCTACGCCTCCGTGAAGACCACACAGGGCGACTACTACATCAACCCCAAGCACCAGGGCCAGATCGACGGGGCGCGCAACGCCGGCGTCCTGCCCGGCGCCTACCACTTCGCCGACCCCAACACGCCCGTGGCGCGCAACATCGACCACTTCGTCAACATCTCCCGCAGTCGCGGCGTGTTCGACACCGGCTCGTTCATGCCCATGCTCGACGTCGAGGACAGCGCGCCCGACGGCATCCACTGGAACGCCTGGACCGCGAACACGTTCATCCCGCAGTTCATCCGCGGGCTGCGCGACCGCACCGGGCAGGGCCTGGTCTCCGTCTACGCCAGCCTCAACGACTGGCGCGTCCTGCTGCGGCCCGACGAGTGGGCCGACGACCAGGTGCGGCTGTGGGTCGCGGTGTTCAACGGCGACCCCGGCAACCTCCAGGGCCACCAGGACGGCCGGGTCGCGCTGCACCAGCACACCGCCCACGGCAACGTGCCCGGCGCCCGCGGCTACATCGACCGCAACGTCACCGTGAACGACTACAGCCTCGAACAGCTCACGATCGGCAGCGTCACCGCCCCGCCGCAGCCCGGCCCCGCCCCGCAGCCCGTCCCGACTCCCGGCGGCTGGGTGCCCTACTCGGTGAAGGCCGGCGAGAACCTGTCGGTGCTCGCCGCCCGGTTCGGCACCAGCGTCGACGAGCTGGTGCGGGTCAACGCGATCCGCGACCGCAACCTGATCTACCCCACGCAGGTGCTCATGGTCCCCGGCGGCACCGGCGGCGGCGACGGGTCGTTCCCGCACCGCATCAACCCCGGCGAGACCCTGTCCGAGCTGGCCGCCCGCTTCGGCACCAGCGTGGACGCCATCGTGGCGCTCAACGGCATCCCCGACCGCGACTACGTCCGCACCGGCGACTGGATCAGCATCCCCGGCTCCGGCGGCGGGGGTGCGCCCGCCGGGCGGGAGTACCAGGTCAAGCCCGGCCAGTACCTCGGCGGCATCGCCCAGGAACTCGGCGTCACCGTCGACCACCTGGTGCGGCTCAACAACATCCAGAACCCCGACCTCATCCACCCCGGCGACCAGCTGCGCTACTGA